From one Streptomyces sp. CA-210063 genomic stretch:
- a CDS encoding BlaI/MecI/CopY family transcriptional regulator, whose protein sequence is MRRLGDLEAEIMDRLWTWNRPATVREVVDDINKTRPIAYTTVMTVTNILYTKGWLLRGKQGRAWLYTPVRSREAYAAALMEDGLGESKDRPAALVHFVENMSEEEVAALRKALRNVGRQAKS, encoded by the coding sequence ATGCGGCGGCTGGGGGATCTCGAGGCGGAGATCATGGATCGTCTCTGGACGTGGAACCGGCCGGCGACGGTGCGTGAGGTCGTCGACGACATAAACAAGACCCGCCCCATCGCGTACACCACGGTGATGACCGTCACCAACATCCTGTACACGAAGGGCTGGCTGCTGCGCGGCAAACAGGGCCGCGCCTGGCTCTACACCCCGGTCCGCAGCCGTGAGGCGTACGCCGCCGCCCTCATGGAGGACGGCCTGGGGGAAAGCAAGGACCGTCCGGCCGCGCTGGTCCACTTCGTGGAGAACATGTCCGAGGAAGAGGTCGCCGCCCTGCGCAAGGCCCTGCGGAACGTAGGACGACAGGCGAAGTCGTGA